A window of Methanobrevibacter sp. genomic DNA:
ATTAACATTTAAATCAAAAATAGTGAAAAATTAAGTAAAAGCAGATTACTTATCTTGCTTTTATTATTCTAGTAGTTTCTGGAACGTCCTTAAATAAAATCCTATATCTGCATTTAGGACACTTATTTTCCATATAACTTTTATGATCTACTGGTTCTCCACATCTTGGACATGTATACAAGGCCTACTCCTCCACTTTAATGTCCCTAATACTGCGTGCTGCAGATTTTGCCATTGGAGTTTGTGGAATGTAAGCTCCACCAGTAAATACTGCACCGCATTTTCTGCATTTCCAAATTCCACTAGCTTGTCTTTTAACGTAAGGTCTAGCGCATTTAGGACAAACATGATTTTTTTTCATGTTTTCTTCAATAATCTTTACAGATCTTTTAGCTTTTCTTCCGTATCTTGCACCGAACCTTCCTGTAATACCAACTTTTTTAGTTCTTGCCATTTATATTCTCTCCGTAATAATAAAATTTAATAAAATGTAAATCTATTTAATTTACACCGATTATC
This region includes:
- a CDS encoding DNA-directed RNA polymerase subunit P — protein: MYTCPRCGEPVDHKSYMENKCPKCRYRILFKDVPETTRIIKAR
- the rpl37A gene encoding 50S ribosomal protein L37Ae; amino-acid sequence: MARTKKVGITGRFGARYGRKAKRSVKIIEENMKKNHVCPKCARPYVKRQASGIWKCRKCGAVFTGGAYIPQTPMAKSAARSIRDIKVEE